The Terriglobia bacterium genome includes a window with the following:
- a CDS encoding cytochrome c-type biogenesis protein, which produces DSPDSRVNTLGHQMMCMCGCGQILSECNHVGCTYSTRQLAEVREMVLRGDNDAAIKNAMVQKYGTTVLAAPTTSGFNIVAWIMPFAIFGLAIAAVVLVVRAWKRRTPPALATSPAAGSHALDTYRDLARKETEL; this is translated from the coding sequence GACTCGCCGGATTCGCGCGTCAATACCCTCGGCCACCAGATGATGTGCATGTGCGGTTGCGGCCAGATCCTCTCCGAGTGCAACCACGTCGGCTGCACTTACAGCACTCGTCAACTGGCTGAAGTGCGCGAAATGGTGCTGCGGGGCGACAACGATGCGGCCATCAAGAACGCCATGGTGCAGAAGTACGGAACCACCGTGCTCGCCGCGCCCACAACTTCCGGTTTCAACATCGTCGCCTGGATCATGCCCTTCGCGATTTTCGGGCTCGCCATCGCAGCCGTCGTGCTTGTGGTTCGCGCGTGGAAACGCCGCACTCCACCTGCGCTCGCCACATCGCCTGCCGCTGGTAGCCACGCGCTCGATACGTACCGCGACCTCGCCC